AAGTGTAATATATTACCAATGTAAGCAAcgaattttattaataatatgcATCAGAAGTACTAAGCTGCaaacaaaatacatttttcatatTACCTAAGCAATTTCTTTGTATAGTCATCAAAATTAAAGAATAAATTGGAAACTGTTTTTGTGCCTAATTTTGAAATCATACCAAATTGTAGCTGTAAAATCTTTAGCTTTTAGATACATTCACTTTTGATTTCGATAGAGTGCTAAGGATGCATTGGCTAGCGGTGGCCTGTAATTCCTGTAAACTCCGTTTAAATCCAATTAATCACGATTTCTCTTCGGGATTCAGTTCAACAGCGATTCCTGGAACTTGGCCGGACTCGACCTGGTCTGCTGGACAATCTCGTTAAGCGGCAAAAATCCGTAGGACGGCGGTGCGTGTGCTTCATTGTGACCTGGTGCTTGGAGCACGGGCAATGCCAATTCCACGGCTGAAATGTTGGCTCCATTCTGATTCCCACCATTTGGCAGGGTGGTTATCGTTGTTTCCTGCAGGCGACAGCTGTCCATTGTGATGGTCATAAATGATGGGTTCCGGCAAGTTGAAAACAGGAAAGGAGCAGCACTCACCTGCGGATGGTGCTCTGGTAGCAGGAGTGACGGGACTGGAAACGCTTGGAGGCCGTGCTGGTCAGCGAGGTGTCCCGGTGCATGCAGAAGGTATCGTGCTGGCCGCGCTTCTTGCGCCGTCCACTTGCTCCGCGGCAAAACAGATATCTGGCGGAGAAGAGTGCAGTTTTCGGAACAATGGTTCCGGATTCGCGGGTcaagcaaaaatatttcataaaattccTTCACATGGAACGCTTTGTGGAGGTCTTATGTGTTTACACCGAGCAAAATTGGTACGAAGTCTGGTTAAAATCAATTTCGTGTCACAAAACATTCTGATTCTTATAAGAATAACTACGAAACTGTAACTAAGAGatactttaaataaatctgaatctgaatactcaatttaataaaattaaaatgcgtTAATGAATGTCAATACTAAATATTTGAAGCCCTCTATTAAACTGATATCCAATTGTCAGCTTTTTCAAAGTATTTCTTcagctaaataaatatttaagtaaatttctagcttatttcaaaaatgttccCAGTGCATGCGAAAGCATCAAAAAATTGCAGATTGCAATTTGAGAGCATAAACTCATATCGAAGGGGAAGTGTGGCAATTGGTCATTGAAtgaacaaatatatatactttaatgCAAGTTGAGAAAATTGTTAGAAAATTGGTGAAATGAAATGGGTGGTTGCAACATATGGCGGGCAAAAACTCATAACGTCCATATggttttcataaaaataatgtttttaataaattgcactGAATTGcctttctgtttttattttttcatccATCAATTATTCCACCTTGGTTTATCTAGTCATCAGTAGAGCTCTCAAATTgacttaaaattatttaaaataacaaaatactGACTATAAAATTCGACAATAActgcaaaaagtttttaataaattaaatgaaaacaactTTAAAGCTCCAAAAATATGAACAACAAACTACAAAATGCGTTGTGCTTAAAGTTGTGGATGAAATCGTAGTGAACTTTCAAGTCACGCATGTTTGCTCAAATGTTTATAGATTTGTTATTAAAAAGTTAAGAGTTTTGTATAGAAAAGAGTGATACAAGTTGAGTTGGCTTACGCTTACAGTTACGGGGCTACAGtttgtttattgatttgcTAGCGACAGTCGACTAACGACTAGCGAGTACCGATTGGTCATGCTGTAGCGCTGTTATGCGGCTGGTGGATTGATGTAAACGAACAAATACCTATTGAAATGCTTGCGAAAGGCGCCGCTCACGAAGTATAGGGCCACAGGATTCGCACAGCTGTTGGCAAAGGACATGCAGTAGGCGACGATGCGCAGCACATGCCAGAAGGCATTGTAATCATCCTGGGCGGTGGGCCTGCAAGGTCAGAAAACGGATATTAGTTAGCCTATCAGATACCCAGTAAAAGTATCTGAATGATACATATAAAAATTGAATAGGTGTAGTAGCATTTTATAGAAATGAAAACagtttaattgtatttatgcATATAATTGACAAATAATATCAGCTGGGTTTGTAGCATTTCATATGCCCTCTTACTTTCCGAGTACCCATTGAAAtgaacacaaacaaacaatggGATTCAGAGTGAGCAAAGCACCCATAATGGAGATATCGGGGAGAAATTGATTGTCCGACATCCCAGGCGAACAAGTGTCGGacaaatggcaacaacattACTCATACGAAGGACCCTTTGTGAGCAGGCACGGCGATATGTGCGACATATCCTTTGCTGCCGGCAGGTTCCCTTTTTATCCGCTTGACAAATTGACTTTCCATCCATTCATTCACGAGCATACATACACCACATGCCCAGTTTAGCATCCCTCCAGGGAGGTGGATCAAAATCAGAGGACGCAGAGCACTCACCAGAAGTAGAACCAGAGGAAGAAGACGTGGTAGGGCAGAAAGCAAATTCCAAAGATGACAACGAAGGCCAGCACAGTAACAGCCACTTTGCGACGGGCACGaacctgaaaaaaaaaaaatgcaacacaAACATCAACATGGGTTAATCGGTAATGGGAAAAGGATAGCAATGCCCGCGGTTTCTACACATCTAACATAATCCTCTTAAAAAAATTCATCGAAACCAGTGAGCAAACTAACTGGCTTAGTGCACAAAATAGCAACAGAAATGGTTTTATTGTATTGCCTCAACTATCTGATACCGGAAGTGCTAAGGAGTCAACAGTAGCTCCACCTAGCGGTGattgtaaaaaattaaaaattaaaaaggttTTATATTCTACAAAATTAGAAATGCATTTCTTGACTTGTTACATtcagttttgaaaatataatataccCTTATAATCAACGAGTGACGAATATGAATATTAAACACAACtgttttacaatttaaagTTACAGGACCATACATTTTGAGttgttttaataaaatgaagaactttttcttttttaaagcGAAAAGTCATTGACAATTGATGAAAGGAGGCTTAAGCAAAGTTTATCTACaaacaaaggaaaagaaaagttGGAACGACctgaaagaaattaaaagttcgcataaaatactttttgtcAGCATTTTCTGGTGTTTAAACATTTCACTACGTACACAATGCCATTATCcttctttttgattttttgtcaTGATTCGTGAATGctgtaaaacaaaataaccGAAGCAAAAAGTCAATTgcaaaaaggcaacaaaaaaggcgaaaaaacCTGTAACCAACTGAAAACAGAAATACctaataaattaaacttttgAAATAGATATTATCATGTAGTAAATTTCATTGAGACAGAACGAATGAATACGAAAGTAATTGATAACATCACGTGcttttaagccaacaaaaagtTCGTCAATTTATTCCTTTGAATTTCCGAACGGCAGTCCAGTTAgtatgaatattttatgctACCCAACTGAATGGAAAAAGTTTTTGCACACATTTTTTACGAATGCAGTTTGCCATTGGCCCAAAAATGGACTAAATGATTGATTTCAATTGGTGGTACTTATGAATTCGGTAAATGTCAaacataaattgaatttttactAACCTGACGCACAGCTCCCTGAATTTCACCAGGAACACTGGCCGAATACATCAAATGGAGGGCGATGAGCACGTAGAAAACTGCTATGACGACCAAAGGAATGGCGTAGTAGACCAGGAAGTGCAACAGGACCATGGACTTGGCGTAGTTGATGCCCCACTCCTCCGGATACGGATAGCAAATGACTATGGACTTTTCGTTTATGCCGAGATGCTGCAGGAACGGAACGGAACATAAAAACGTATTTTGGCAATAAAGGGGTGAGCTACCTTCAGGTTACTTCCAATTAGCGCTGGAAGTCCGCAGAGTATGGCCAGCAGCCAAATGGAAACCGCGGTGGCCAAGGTCATTCTGGTGGCCCGACGACCACCACCTGCAAAATATAAAAGCAATACAAATAAGAAAGGAGTTTAAGGCCACTTAAGCTGCCATAAACCCCGAATTTGAACTCACCATGAGCGTGGAACTTCCTCAAAGGATCCACGATGGCAAAGTACCGATCGCCGGATAATGCAGTCAGCGTAAACACTGACACTCCGATGGACACATCCTTCATGAACTCCGACAGGCTGCACAGGAAGCTGCCATATGGCCAATATTCAACTGTGTAAACTGTGGATGCGAGCGGCACTGTGGTTATAATAACCAGCAGATCGGCCAGGGCCAGTGATAAAATGTAgctaaaataaatcatttgcaagtaaattttaaattaaaatatactaCATAAGAATACAAATTGAGAGTTAAGCCCAAATCTTTAAGATTACCCATGTCAAAACCATTTGTGTTCATCAACCGTTCATTTTGTGTTCATCGTCTGTTTATATAGAGTTCATCTACTGTTCATTTGCCGTTCATTTTCCGTCCACAATCTGTTCATCGTCCGTTAATCGCCGTAGTATCGACTTCTTTtgaatttatgtttaactttttgAGATAAACAGGCTGACTTTGCAGCGGAGTTAGCTCATCTTTTGGCGCCGCACGTGTCCTTGTCACATTTTAGTGTGATAAAAATGTGGCATCCCGTTGATTTATGTGTGCCAAACTTTTTAGGATGCTGTACATAGCTGCTGACTATGGGGTAATACAATGaccattaaaattgatttatctAGCATAAGCCATATTAAGTGGAATGTAAATTCTTCGTCGCCCAAGAAGACAAAAGAAGGCGAATTTCactatttattttaactggGTTTTTGGCATCTGCCACCGCACACTTGAGGCCAGCGAACGAATGGTGCTCAGTAGTGGCACATCCAATTCGGTCCGTGATCTCATGCAGTAATTCCGACTTTATCCAACCACGCCGCTTACCATAAATAAGCTGCATGTGGCACTTTGTTTGCCACGTTCTCTGGCCGCCGCTACGGAAATGCAACACCAAATTACGTTTTTGTGGCCCCCCAGCAAAGCCGATAAGGGTCCTTTGATATCCTGGCCAGGCACTTGGCTTTTAAAGTACCAAACTTGGCTCTCACCAATTTACCACCAGGGCAGCGAAATGCAATTTCAGCGTAATTTGATCAGTTGACATTTGCTTTCGTCTGTGAGTTTTATGTGAGTTGAGCTTAATGCAAAATCGTGTTGCCAGCAAACTCACACATTTATCCGCAGTCCATCTAGCCATGTTTCAACATCCTTTAGCGAACGAAAGTGGTAGCAGCCATGTGGTAAAACAATCTGGCTTTAAGCGCAAGTGGCGCAGCTTTTCAGGCCGCATTGACCGCTTGGGCCAACAAAGTGGAATGTTTTAATTGGCCGGCATTTGCCCACCCTTTTTCCACAAGGTCGTAGCCTTTAATGATGAACTCGTGTCGCTAATAAACTACTACACAATGCCAAGGAGTTGCCATGCGAAACCGTTGTGGTTGgagttattaattttaagaGTTGCGAAAATTATCGTGAAAATTATTAAACCACCTTAGGCGTATGAATTTCAAAGCGCTTAAGCAAAGccatttaatattataatttaattagctcaggatttcattcattcatttatacATTCTTAAGTGCATCAATATAAATTGTGACCAAACTCGCTTTGAAACAATTTAACCTGAAGCAATTCAATAGAGTTTGCTTTTAAATTCCCAAAAAAGCATTTGTGAATGGAAGGAAGGAAACAAGGCAGTCACAATGAATGCCTGAATATGCCAACTGGCTTCCTTTGGTCTCAAAGTGCTCATACAATTCATTTTCGTTCGCCCTTAAGGACTTACTTTGGCTTCCCGGAAAGTAGGCAACATCTCGTTTATGTAAGTCACATAAGGTTTGCGTTATTGTGTCTCCCTGAAAATCATATTTATCTCGTTCGTAAGCCTGGTAGAATAACTTGTTTTATGACACACTACGCTTTGGGGTACTACATCcgagtatgtatgtacatatatgtatgtatgtaccaaAATCTACCCCGACATGACTTAGTAATTAGTTATGCCATTTTCCTGTTCGTCGTCTGTGAAAACATCAACAGCTGCCAATCGATCTAGATATACGAATATGTGGGTGCATATGTGAATGGGAAATTTTAAGCAATTTCCATGCGGAGGCGGCAACGACATTACCATTATCAACGCCGCCTGGCAGCCTCTTTCACTTCCTGTTCCTCTTCCTGCTTGCCACTTAATTAACCGATGGTCTGGGGCAGGACTATTTTCAGTCACTGTTGTTCTTGGCCAACTCGTGACATTTGCCTTTTGCATGCATAATTTGGCGCAGACTCTTCGCTGCCAGGCGTGTGgcatataattaaattcaatttaaattgcccGTAAATCAAAAAGACATTTTCCAACAAAACGATCGGAGCTGATGCAACGACTAGTTCATATCCTATAAGGGTTATATGTAAGTAGTAGTAGTTTCATCTTAAACTTTTTGGCaagctaaacaattttatatatattcattctTTAACagcttataaaaatatttgatgcacaaattttattttccgtCCACCATTAGCTGTATCTACCCACCCTAAACCTAGCTTTTCCAAAGTTATGAAAACTTTACCCCGGGGAACTCACGTGTTTGGAACATTTCGCATCTGTCGCACACTGAGGAAGACCACAATCAAAGTGCCATTGCCCAGGACACCGACCACGAAGATCAGGGCAAAGAGGATGGGCACGATGTAGGTTTCCGGTCGACGGCCGTAGGGCACGTAGGGTGTCTCGGTGGTGACCAGTTCGCTGAAGTTCTCGGACGAGCCGGTGTCCAGGAGGGGCCACTGTGTGGACTGACTGACCACCATGGCCAGATCCCACAGCGTCTCGGTGACATTCGGCATCGGGGGTAGGGCTGTGGGGGCTTCACCGGAAGTGTCCAGGCCGATGTTCATGGCCAAGTCCGTTTCCATGCTCACCAAGTTGGCTATCATCTGGGCGAAATGTACTGAGTCCGCTCGATTTTGCCCTCGTTTAATGCGTTTCCTTGCCCAACCAAAACGGAAATTGTTTAAGCCAACatgattaatttgattttttcatGGCTCGTTGCCTGCTGCATTTTTGCATCCAATACTATTCAGCTGAAAGTAGGGGAAAAACAATACACTTTGTTACATGAAATTGATTCAATTTGCTTTCTGTTTTGCTTTAATGGGTTTGtagaaaatgcaattattcGGTATTAAATTCTTGCTGCCCAATAGTCCAAAAATGCTGTGCATATTTTCAATGCTATTAAATGGTTGAATCCATTCgtgtttgtttacttttcatATATTTGCTGTGGGATCAATTTATTGGTTTTGGTTctatggcaaacaaatttctaTTGTTCTTAGGCAAACCTGTGTGTTGAACACGGAAATCGAAAGGCTAAATTAAACCTAAATTGAACTATATTTTCTTGGGACCTATAAAATGTCAATTGTTGTCGTTATGGCGATTTTTGAAGCAGCAACGACATAAACTGAATAATATTATTGCTTGAATGGTTTAAGCGGAATTTAAAATCATTGCGACAATTCAAATGCGCCTTTgtgcaaattcaattgaatatCAAATTTCGAAAGCTTCATTacaaataacatttaaatttgagATACATGTACAAAGCATGAACTTTTCATCTAATCTGCTCTGGCGTTGTGTGATTTATTCCATTTACGATTGAAATGCATTTGTTCTTCAACTAAACTGTATAATTGCATCGCAGAtgcaaatttgcaaattttcgtGGGAAAGGATTTCAGAAATGCGCTCTACACTCGTTCGTTAATTAAATGCTTCTCTCTACAGCTGACTAATTTCGTATTCCCTTTTTCGAAAGTTGAACCCAAAACACGTGCTAAGTTTCCATTAAAGCCAAGCAAGTGAAAATCGGGCCATGAGTAGCAATGGGGCTTTATGTAACAGATTTATGGCTGCGGCGTGGAATTTCTTATCAACTTGATGGGGCTGCTCCTTGGATGTTCTGCCCCCGTTCGACACTTCAAGGAATGCATATCCTGTCATTACATTTCCAGCCATTaaccacacacacagccatacacaacaaccacacacacacacacaaccagcACACATCGAGTTACAGTGACTCATAAAATGTAACTGACGCCCGAGAAAACTTCAACGACTTGGACTTGGAGGGCAGGAAAATCTTGAGTGCGGAAAAACTCTGCGTAATTGAAATCTGTGCATTCggctttcctttcctttcgcCCCGGGCTCTCATTTCGTTGacataaaaaattatgaatgGTCTGCCACATCTCATCCAGGTGAGTGTAAACATCCGCCGGAATCTTGAACCCACCTACACTCCACCACTGTGCACTTTTCTTTCAGCTGCATAAAGCCATCAGGCGGATGCGATGGAAAATTTGATGCAGAAACTGTAAAAACAGAtgcctttaaaaatcaaatccGGTATGAATGCATAAATACCATTTGCATAAAACGAGTGAGGCGTTATTTTGATGCCACAAAGTTGCTAAAGTGCTGGCTTCTTCTTGGACGGAAAATGTGTGCTAACTTTTTGTGACTCTGGattttatttagctttaaAATCTGAAAGTGTGGTTGTTTCAATGTAATAGCCAACAAGTAGCAGTAAATTGAACTCTGGCTAAGACTAATTAAGCCAAATTGTGCGGccatcaattaaaaaaaaa
The sequence above is drawn from the Drosophila melanogaster chromosome 2R genome and encodes:
- the CCHa1-R gene encoding CCHamide-1 receptor, with translation MIANLVSMETDLAMNIGLDTSGEAPTALPPMPNVTETLWDLAMVVSQSTQWPLLDTGSSENFSELVTTETPYVPYGRRPETYIVPILFALIFVVGVLGNGTLIVVFLSVRQMRNVPNTYILSLALADLLVIITTVPLASTVYTVEYWPYGSFLCSLSEFMKDVSIGVSVFTLTALSGDRYFAIVDPLRKFHAHGGGRRATRMTLATAVSIWLLAILCGLPALIGSNLKHLGINEKSIVICYPYPEEWGINYAKSMVLLHFLVYYAIPLVVIAVFYVLIALHLMYSASVPGEIQGAVRQVRARRKVAVTVLAFVVIFGICFLPYHVFFLWFYFWPTAQDDYNAFWHVLRIVAYCMSFANSCANPVALYFVSGAFRKHFNRYLFCRGASGRRKKRGQHDTFCMHRDTSLTSTASKRFQSRHSCYQSTIRSCRLQETTITTLPNGGNQNGANISAVELALPVLQAPGHNEAHAPPSYGFLPLNEIVQQTRSSPAKFQESLLN